Proteins encoded by one window of Pelmatolapia mariae isolate MD_Pm_ZW linkage group LG14, Pm_UMD_F_2, whole genome shotgun sequence:
- the c18h3orf33 gene encoding protein C3orf33 homolog: MRRENVNNMPQTSRETESEEEMRDRQQRKEETPASHNIVTLISQFADDNLTLVRNISTGLAIAGVIVIARSIKLITKFQAACDIPARFIERNVSLRGKVHSITEKGFKVEHVPIYLPVISPLLSKYKDVSTSLLLVHLAGVELTPEGKLWLEKNVAPSQMVWLKLISREEDILHCLVSQSRGSLRSYCMNEEVLRLGLARTAPVAGVLPDSRLYWRLHRRLHRAEVKAERKGRGMWKEDTLWERTSKAIRDNAVFRLMKRIFKRT, translated from the exons ATGCGTCGAGAAAATGTCAACAACATGCCGCAGACTTccagagaaacagaaagtgaGGAGGAAatgagagacagacaacaaagaaaggaagaaacccCGGCGTCTCATAACATCGTGACTTTAATATCTCAGTTCGCAGATGATAATTTAACGCTCGTGCGG AATATAAGCACTGGACTGGCCATTGCTGGTGTAATTGTCATAGCAAGGAGTATCAAACTG ATCACAAAATTTCAAGCTGCGTGTGACATCCCCGCACGCTTTATTGAGAGGAACGTCAGCCTTCGTGGGAAAGTCCATTCCATCACAgagaaaggatttaaagtggaGCATGTCCCAATTTATCTGCCTGTTATCTCTCCATTACTTTCAAAGTATAAGG aTGTGTCTACATCCCTGCTGCTGGTCCATCTTGCAGGAGTGGAGCTGACACCAGAGGGAAAACTATGGCTGGAGAAGAACGTGGCCCCTTCCCAAATGGTGTGGTTGAAGCTTATCAGCCGAGAGGAGGACATATTGCATTGTTTGGTGTCTCAAAGCAGG GGGTCATTGAGGAGCTACTGTATGAACGAAGAGGTACTCAGGCTCGGACTGGCTCGCACTGCCCCCGTAGCTGGTGTCCTCCCTGACTCGCGCCTCTACTGGCGTCTCCACAGACGACTGCACAGGGCAGAGGTGAAAGCTGAGAGGAAGGGTCGGGGTATGTGGAAGGAGGACACCCTGTGGGAGAGAACTTCAAAAGCTATCAGGGACAACGCTGTATTCAGACTGATGAAGAGGATCTTTAAAAGAACCTGA